In Nerophis ophidion isolate RoL-2023_Sa linkage group LG03, RoL_Noph_v1.0, whole genome shotgun sequence, the following are encoded in one genomic region:
- the LOC133550107 gene encoding phospholipid phosphatase 2-like produces the protein MTEQGKRVLLAAVDVLSVFIAALPSAILTLMFRPYQRGIYCDDESINYPYRRDTISHGAMAAVTITSSIIIITTGEAYLVHAKRLHSNSQFNQYLSALYKVVGTFLFGAAVSQSLTDLAKFTIGRPRPNFLAVCAPVSCNGYMLQINCTGSLRNVTESRLSFYSGHSSFGMYCMLFLSLYVQARMQGKWTRLVRPTIQFFLVAFSVYVGYTRVSDYKHHWSDVLVGLLQGALIAVLTVKYVSDFFKQRSPACTRADPCEEEESKASPQLPGSQRTNHYNYSAPV, from the exons CGGCTCTGCCCTCGGCCATTTTGACACTTATGTTCAGGCCGTACCAGAGAGGGATCTACTGCGATGACGAGAGCATCAACTACCCCTACAGGAGGGACACCATCTCCCACGGCGCAATGGCCGCCGTCACCATCACCAGCTCCATCATTATT ATCACCACTGGGGAGGCCTACCTGGTGCACGCCAAGCGTCTGCACTCCAACTCCCAGTTCAACCAGTACTTGTCGGCGCTCTATAAAGTGGTGGGCACCTTCCTGTTCGGAGCAGCCGTCAGCCAGTCGCTCACCGACTTGGCCAAGTTCACCATCGGGCGACCGCGGCCCAACTTCCTTGCTGTGTGCGCCCCCGTCAGCTGCAACGGATACATGCTGCAGATCAACTGCACCGGCAGTTTGCGCAACGTCACTGAGTCCAG GCTGTCCTTCTACTCTGGCCACTCGTCCTTTGGAATGTACTGCATGCTCTTTCTGTCG ctcTACGTCCAGGCCCGCATGCAAGGCAAGTGGACCCGGTTAGTTCGACCCACCATCCAGTTCTTCCTGGTGGCATTTTCCGTCTACGTGGGCTACACACGCGTCTCTGACTACAAGCACCACTGGAGCGACGTGCTAGTGGGACTCCTGCAGGGGGCGCTCATCGCCGTGCTCACT GTGAAATACGTGTCGGACTTCTTCAAGCAGCGCTCTCCTGCTTGCACGCGAGCAGATCCTTGTGAGGAGGAGGAGAGTAAAGCAAGTCCTCAGCTGCCCGGCTCTCagcgcacaaatcattacaactactcCGCACCCGTATGA